tctagcctgagcaatagagtgagaccctgcctcagaccaaaaaaaaaaagaaaaaagtgtgaaCCTCTGGGCCTGATGTGGAGACTGAAGCTTATTCCTGGcgccctttcttcctttctgtttttattctttgcACGCTGAGGTTGACAGAAAGCCCGGGCAGAGGCTGCTGGCCGGCTCTTGGGAAGGGCAGGCCACTTTTGTACTTTAATGGCattatgtttttgattttttttttttttttttttttttttgagacagagtctcgctctgtcaccaggctggagggcagtggcgccatcttggctcactgcaaccgccacctcctgggttcaagtgattctcctgcctcagtctcctgaatagctgggattacaggtgtacactgccacgtccggctaatttttgtatttttagcagagacagagtttcatatgttggccaggctggtctcgaactcatgacctcaggtgatccacccacctctgcctcctaaaatgctgggattataggcatgagcctccgtgcctggtcggtttttttgttttgagttggggtctcactctgttgctcaggctggagtgcagtggcatgaccacagctcactgctgcctcaacctcctgggctcaagtgatcctcctgcctcagcctcctaagtagctgggcctaccagcacgtgccaccacactcagctgtttggatttttagtagagactgcggTCTtgcttgttggccaggctggtcctgaacccctggcttgaagtgatcctcccacctcaatctcccaaagtgctgggattacaggcgtggctcCTGCACTGGCCCCTGCTGAcacctggattttggacttctggcctctagtcTGTGGTCTGTGGGACTTTGTACAGATAAGTCAAGAGGCAGAAGCTGAATGTGAATGCCCATGCTATTGTTTATAAAATCACCCCTCCTCCTTTTCTAACTCCCACAGCCCACCCTCTTCCCCCAGACTGTCCTTGCAGACCTTCACCCTGTCCTACCTGTGTGGGTGCGGACATGGCCCTGCAGTAACCAGGGCCTGGAGAAGGCCTTGCCACAGATCTTGCAGGTGCAGGGCAGCGTGTGAGTGCGGATGTGCATCTTGAGggcacccaggctggtgtacTCCTTGTCGCAGTACTTGCAGGTGAAGACGCGCCCCACCTGCAGGTGGCAGTGCAGCTGCCGGTGCCTGGCCAGCCCGGCCAGCGTGTGGTAGGGTTTGTGGCAGTGGAAGCACTCAAAGCCGCCCGGGGCTCGGGGCATCCGTTCAGCCACAAGCAGTTTTTCCGGAGCCCCGTGCCGGTCTGGGCCCAAGATCGGGGACCACCGTGTGGGCAGCACCAGCAGTGGGGGCAGGTTGAGGTGGTTCAGGCTGTCTTTGAGGGGTACAATGGCGGCCCGGCTGGCCCGAGGGTCGACCTGGCTGACTTCCAAGGCGTCCGGCCCAGAGGCCCCCAGAGCTTCCTCGATCCGTggcaggaggggcagggagaTGCAGGCGACGGCCGAGGAGCGGTCCCAGGGCTGGGGAAGGTCACCGGGCACAGAAGGGGCCTCCTTGTCTCGGGGGAGGAGGGGCACCACCAGCCCCCCACAGGCAGAGCAGGCACCATTGATTTCTAGAGGGGTGGAGGGGAGAGAATAGAAAGATGAAGACTgaatccccagcactttgtgtTTTCCAACTCCGATTCGTGGACCCAGTCACAGCCCATCAGCAGCCTGGCGTGGGAGGTGTAGCCGGGAACCTGCGTGCAGCCCCAGCTTGCAAGGGAGCTGGCGGTGCTGTGCAGGGAAGTGACAGCGTGGCCAGGAGTGGAGTCATCTAGAACAAGAAGGCCCCGTGGTCTAGAGAGCGAATCTCACTTCCTCTTTAAACACAAAGAAACATCTGACGGGACCCTTTGTGTTCAGGAACATGAAACAGGCCTTGTGGGTAAAGGAGGGCCCTTTACTCCTCGGCTGGGCAGGCCCCTCTGATGAGCCCCAGCCACCTCTGGAGGGGTCCCAGCCTGGCCCGGCATCCTCCAGGTGCCCATGCAGCAGCCATCAGTCAGATGCTTGGCAGCAAGGTGCTGGCTGAGTGTAAAATCAGCCCACTCATAACTAATCACCCTCCAGTCACCCCACAGTCGCCCCTCGGGCATCTCCTTTTGTGGATAACGAGGCAGTGAGCTCAGAAGCCTCCCTGGCCGCTAACCAGTGCCCACTCTGCTGTGCTCTGAACGCAGCCGAGCCGCATGGCTGGGGTGCTCTGGCCTGGGCTTTCAGAATTACCCTGGCTGGGCTCCTCCCCAGGACGGTGCTTCCTGTATTTCGGGGCTGGCACACTGCACACCACATGGGTGACCCACGTAAGGGCAGCAGCCCCCAGATAAACAGGTTAGTCTGCAGGTAAGAGTTAAACTCTGTATTTCCCCAAAGCCAAAATCTCCCAACAGCCCTTAATCCCTTTCTTACTCTATATGTGTTAAAATGGATCTCTGGCTCTGTTTCTACCTCCATGCTGAGGCTTTGGGTAGAgacagacaacccatagaataggagaaaatatttgcaaatcagacTTCTGATCAGGAATAGCATCTAGAACACTAGAACATATAAAGGATGTTAGCaagtcaacaataaaaagacaaataatacaattttaatatggacaagggatttttttttttttttagagacggagtcttgctctgttgccaggctggagtgcagtggcgcgatctcggctcactgcaacctccacctcctgggttcaagcgattctcctgcctcagcctcctgcgtagctgggagtacaggcacccaccaccacgcccggctaacttttttgtatttttttagtagagacaggatttcactgtgttagccaggatggtctcgatctcctgacctcgtgatccacccgcctcggcctcccaaagtgctgggatcacaggcgtgagccaccgcacctggccccccaccctttttttttttgagacagagtcttgctctgtcgcccaggctggagtgcagtggtgtgaaatcggctcactgcaacctgcaacctccacctcccaggtccaaatggttttcttgcctcagactcccaagtagctgggactacaggtgtgcgccaccatgcctggctaattttttttttcccccagatggagtctcgctctgtcacccaggctggagtgcaatggcgcgatctaggctcattgcaacctccgcctccctggttcaagcaattctcctgcctcagcctcccaagtagctgggattacaggcatgcgccaccacgcctggcttatttttgtattcttagtagagacagggttttaccacgttggccaggctggtctcgaactcttgaccttgtgatccgcctgcatcagcctcccaaagtactgg
This sequence is a window from Gorilla gorilla gorilla isolate KB3781 chromosome 18, NHGRI_mGorGor1-v2.1_pri, whole genome shotgun sequence. Protein-coding genes within it:
- the SNAI3 gene encoding zinc finger protein SNAI3; translation: MPRSFLVKTHSSHRVPNYRRLETQREINGACSACGGLVVPLLPRDKEAPSVPGDLPQPWDRSSAVACISLPLLPRIEEALGASGPDALEVSQVDPRASRAAIVPLKDSLNHLNLPPLLVLPTRWSPILGPDRHGAPEKLLVAERMPRAPGGFECFHCHKPYHTLAGLARHRQLHCHLQVGRVFTCKYCDKEYTSLGALKMHIRTHTLPCTCKICGKAFSRPWLLQGHVRTHTGEKPYACSHCSRAFADRSNLRAHLQTHSDAKKYRCRRCTKTFSRMSLLARHEESGCCPGP